The sequence below is a genomic window from Lysobacter stagni.
GCCGCGATACCACTCGGTGTGTCCGGCGGCCTCACGGCGGACGGTGAGCGGCGAGGGCGCGCCGTGTTCGGCGAGCCGATGGCCCAGGTCCAGTTCCAGCCGGCGTGCATCGCGCACGGTTTCGGTTTCCACCAGCACCGCGCGGTCGAGGTCGAAGAACTCGAAGTAGCGCGTGTGCAGCGCTTGCATGCGCTGCAGCGGATGACGCGAGAAGCCCAGCTTGAGCAGGTCCTCGTACGCACACGGAAGCACGTACAGATAGCACGCGCCTTCGCTGGGGCCGTGCGTGACTTCGGGGGCGGAACTGCGCAGGAAGGGCATGCGCGCATCATCGCGCAGGCGGCGTCACCACGTGGCGTTGATGCGCGGGTCGCAATGCTGCGCGCATGGCACGTTCCAGACCCGCCGCAGCGCCGGCGCCGGACAACGGCGCCGCCGAATCGGCGTCGCACGGCGGACTGGTGTACGTCAGCGACGACCAGCCCGGACTGCGCCGTATCCGCGCGGGCCGCGGCTTCCGCTATGTCGATCCGCAAGGCCGCACCGTGCGCGATGC
It includes:
- a CDS encoding GIY-YIG nuclease family protein; the protein is MPFLRSSAPEVTHGPSEGACYLYVLPCAYEDLLKLGFSRHPLQRMQALHTRYFEFFDLDRAVLVETETVRDARRLELDLGHRLAEHGAPSPLTVRREAAGHTEWYRGAQALLTDEAERLRGIGHTVHAPLRPWLRAELLRGADALFDWGAAVLDAVQGEPAHLDAPALADLRQRVLDRLDAYEALGIAVGDFLPAALAHWRAQRRG